The Halarchaeum grantii genome includes a window with the following:
- the mptA gene encoding GTP cyclohydrolase MptA, with product MAKDRQLPDVQASAPDVSVGLSHVGVTGVEKLVTLEREGKRPVVLTAEFEVYVDLPRERKGIDMSRNMEVIDETLQSAVDEPIYQVEDVCGEAADRLLAKHDYTSRAVVSMEATYMTREETPESERATQGTIDIVASATAREGEETREEVGARVTGMTVCPCSQQMMSARAAEKLADLGVDEEDVKAFLQEVPQAGHSQRGHATLTVETAGTPGVNLMDLAEIAKESMSARIYNLAKRPDEDHMTYEAHANARFVEDCVRSMAEQVVESYDDLPEETVVTMRQSNDESIHQHNAHAERVAELHELREEVGD from the coding sequence ATGGCGAAGGACCGACAGCTGCCGGACGTGCAGGCCTCCGCGCCGGACGTCTCGGTCGGGTTGAGTCACGTCGGAGTCACGGGCGTCGAGAAACTCGTCACCTTGGAGCGCGAGGGGAAGCGCCCCGTCGTGCTGACGGCGGAGTTCGAGGTGTACGTCGACCTCCCGCGCGAGCGCAAGGGCATCGACATGAGTCGGAACATGGAGGTCATCGACGAGACGCTCCAGTCCGCCGTCGACGAGCCCATCTATCAGGTCGAGGACGTCTGCGGGGAGGCCGCCGACCGCCTGCTCGCGAAACACGACTACACATCCCGAGCGGTGGTGTCGATGGAGGCGACGTACATGACGCGCGAGGAGACGCCGGAGTCCGAGCGCGCGACGCAGGGTACCATCGACATCGTGGCGTCCGCGACGGCGCGCGAGGGCGAGGAGACGCGCGAGGAAGTCGGCGCGCGCGTCACCGGGATGACGGTCTGCCCGTGCAGTCAGCAGATGATGTCCGCGCGCGCCGCCGAGAAGCTCGCGGACCTCGGCGTCGACGAGGAGGACGTGAAGGCGTTCCTCCAAGAGGTGCCCCAGGCCGGCCACTCCCAGCGCGGGCACGCGACGCTGACCGTCGAGACGGCGGGCACGCCCGGCGTGAACCTGATGGACCTCGCGGAGATCGCGAAGGAGTCGATGAGCGCGCGCATCTACAACCTCGCGAAGCGCCCGGACGAGGACCACATGACGTACGAGGCGCACGCGAACGCCCGCTTCGTCGAGGACTGCGTGCGCTCGATGGCCGAGCAGGTCGTCGAGAGCTACGACGACCTGCCGGAGGAGACGGTGGTGACGATGCGCCAATCGAACGACGAGTCCATCCACCAGCACAACGCACACGCCGAGCGCGTCGCGGAACTCCACGAACTCCGCGAGGAGGTCGGGGACTGA
- a CDS encoding NAD(+)/NADH kinase has product MRVGIVAQRGNARAAYLGADVGEMLTEADAEVWYDTETADTIDVPGTPVEEFDRCDLVVSIGGDGTFLFAARGAESTPVLGVNLGEVGFLNAVAPDDAVDAVREELERFRETGSVRAREVPRVQATGAQEWSLTPALNEVVVQGPTRGHGQGVEMEVRVDGSLYTAGHADGVLVATPTGSTAYNMSERGPLVQPGVEGFVLNDMCATDTMPPLLVPLDAEITVRVDGADEVVVSSDGASRYHVEIPEVITLTQAEEPARVAGPESDFFRALNKLE; this is encoded by the coding sequence ATGCGCGTCGGCATCGTCGCTCAGCGAGGGAACGCCCGTGCGGCCTACCTCGGGGCGGACGTCGGGGAGATGCTCACCGAGGCGGACGCCGAGGTGTGGTACGACACGGAGACCGCCGACACGATCGACGTGCCGGGGACGCCGGTCGAGGAGTTCGACCGCTGCGACCTCGTGGTGAGTATCGGCGGGGACGGAACGTTCCTCTTCGCGGCGCGCGGCGCGGAGTCGACGCCGGTGCTCGGCGTGAACCTCGGCGAGGTGGGGTTCCTGAACGCGGTCGCGCCCGACGACGCGGTGGACGCGGTGCGCGAGGAGCTCGAGCGCTTCCGGGAGACCGGGTCGGTTCGCGCGCGCGAGGTGCCGCGCGTGCAGGCGACGGGCGCCCAAGAGTGGTCGCTGACGCCGGCGTTGAACGAGGTGGTGGTGCAGGGGCCGACGCGCGGTCACGGGCAGGGCGTCGAGATGGAGGTGCGCGTCGACGGGTCGCTCTACACGGCGGGGCACGCGGACGGCGTGCTCGTCGCGACGCCGACGGGGTCGACGGCGTACAACATGAGCGAGCGCGGCCCGCTCGTCCAACCGGGCGTCGAGGGGTTCGTCCTGAACGACATGTGCGCGACGGACACGATGCCGCCGCTGCTGGTGCCGCTGGACGCCGAGATCACGGTACGGGTCGACGGCGCGGACGAGGTCGTCGTCTCCTCGGACGGCGCGAGCCGGTATCACGTCGAGATTCCGGAGGTCATCACGCTGACGCAGGCCGAGGAGCCCGCGCGCGTCGCCGGCCCGGAGAGCGACTTCTTCCGCGCGCTGAACAAGCTCGAGTAG
- a CDS encoding anthranilate phosphoribosyltransferase: MSTISESEGEEYGEWPLKRLMSEVVGSGPKSAEDMTAAQATEAFERILGGAPEDTTLGAFWLANRWKKNVPEELGAFLDVMDRESVVRAAPDCDPVDCGANYDGKGRSALLGVAAGVVAASAGTPVVVHSGDRVPSGNGVAYKHVLDELGVETDLDPEASARMTDDVGFGFYYQPSFNPGVHALLERRNEMGVRTFVNTVETLANPADADVHLGSFYHLAFAKKIVETVRESEEATVSRVLMFQGMEGYDDVRPGSTTVAEWNEGDDLADFTVETAEYGMDVENEDLQVEDVAADSAAITEAVLAGERDDAFADAVALNAALRLYAAEDVADLEEGLEVARDAIETGAAAETLADLQAFPA, from the coding sequence ATGTCGACGATATCCGAGTCCGAGGGCGAGGAGTACGGCGAGTGGCCGCTGAAGCGCCTGATGAGTGAGGTCGTCGGGTCCGGCCCGAAGTCCGCCGAGGACATGACGGCCGCACAGGCGACGGAGGCCTTCGAGCGCATCCTCGGCGGCGCACCCGAGGACACCACGCTCGGCGCGTTCTGGCTGGCGAACCGATGGAAGAAGAACGTCCCCGAGGAGCTCGGGGCGTTCCTCGACGTGATGGACCGCGAGTCCGTGGTGCGCGCCGCGCCCGACTGCGACCCGGTGGACTGCGGCGCGAACTACGACGGGAAGGGCCGCTCGGCGCTCCTCGGTGTGGCGGCGGGCGTCGTCGCGGCGAGCGCGGGCACGCCCGTCGTCGTCCACTCCGGCGACCGCGTCCCCTCTGGAAACGGCGTCGCGTACAAGCACGTCCTCGACGAGCTCGGCGTCGAGACGGACCTCGACCCCGAGGCGTCCGCGCGCATGACGGACGACGTCGGCTTCGGCTTCTACTACCAGCCGAGCTTCAACCCGGGCGTCCACGCGCTCCTCGAGCGCCGCAACGAGATGGGCGTGCGGACGTTCGTGAACACGGTGGAGACGCTCGCGAACCCCGCTGACGCCGACGTCCACCTCGGGAGCTTCTACCACCTCGCGTTCGCGAAGAAGATCGTGGAGACGGTCCGCGAGAGCGAGGAAGCGACCGTCTCGCGCGTCCTCATGTTCCAAGGGATGGAGGGGTACGACGACGTCCGCCCCGGGTCGACGACGGTCGCGGAGTGGAACGAGGGCGACGACCTCGCGGACTTCACGGTCGAGACGGCCGAGTACGGCATGGACGTCGAGAACGAGGACCTACAGGTCGAGGACGTCGCCGCCGACTCCGCCGCCATCACCGAGGCCGTGCTCGCCGGTGAGCGCGACGACGCGTTCGCGGACGCGGTCGCGCTGAACGCCGCGCTGCGCCTCTACGCCGCCGAGGACGTCGCCGACCTCGAGGAGGGGCTGGAGGTGGCTCGCGACGCCATCGAGACCGGCGCGGCCGCCGAGACGCTCGCCGACCTGCAGGCGTTCCCCGCCTGA
- a CDS encoding peptidylprolyl isomerase: protein MSDLTATLHTSEGDIEIELYPEKAPTTVANFAGLSNGKIAWEDPETGDVVENEPYYEDVPVHRIIADFMIQTGDRTGTGRGGPGYTFDDEFHDDLRHDDAGTVSMANSGPNTNGSQFFITLDAQPHLDDRHAVFGDVVEGMDVVEAIGNVPTDRNDEPMKDVTLESVKLHGDTRDLDYSGLGV from the coding sequence ATGAGCGACCTGACGGCCACGCTGCACACGAGCGAGGGCGACATCGAGATCGAACTCTACCCGGAGAAGGCGCCGACGACCGTCGCGAACTTCGCGGGCCTCTCGAACGGGAAGATCGCGTGGGAGGACCCCGAGACGGGCGACGTCGTCGAGAACGAACCCTACTACGAGGACGTCCCGGTCCACCGCATCATCGCGGACTTCATGATCCAGACCGGCGACCGCACCGGCACCGGGCGGGGCGGGCCCGGCTACACGTTCGACGACGAGTTCCACGACGACCTCCGTCACGACGACGCGGGCACGGTCTCGATGGCGAACTCGGGGCCGAACACGAACGGCTCGCAGTTCTTCATCACGCTCGACGCCCAGCCCCACCTCGACGACCGCCACGCCGTCTTCGGCGACGTCGTCGAGGGCATGGACGTCGTCGAGGCCATCGGGAACGTCCCGACCGACCGGAACGACGAACCGATGAAGGACGTCACGCTCGAGTCCGTGAAGCTCCACGGCGACACCCGCGACCTCGACTACTCCGGCCTCGGCGTCTAG
- a CDS encoding fluoride efflux transporter FluC: MSSGFAAATLVGLGGALGALCRTAVGESVAADGFPASTLAVNVVGSFLLGLLTFAGVGGDAMLLLGTGACGAFTTFSSFAVETVRLWETGERVRAAITAVANLLGAGAAIALAWLILALAG; encoded by the coding sequence GTGAGCTCCGGCTTCGCCGCCGCCACCCTCGTCGGCCTCGGCGGCGCGCTCGGCGCGCTCTGCCGGACCGCCGTCGGCGAGTCCGTCGCCGCTGACGGGTTCCCCGCGAGCACGCTCGCCGTCAACGTCGTCGGGAGCTTCCTCCTCGGCCTCCTCACCTTCGCCGGCGTCGGCGGTGACGCCATGCTTCTCCTCGGCACCGGCGCCTGCGGCGCGTTCACCACCTTCTCCTCGTTCGCCGTCGAAACCGTCCGGCTCTGGGAGACCGGCGAGCGCGTCCGCGCCGCGATTACCGCCGTCGCGAACCTCCTCGGTGCCGGCGCCGCCATCGCGCTCGCGTGGCTCATCCTCGCGCTCGCGGGCTGA
- a CDS encoding TrmB family transcriptional regulator, translating to MADLTDLGLSEYESRAYRGILDVGPATANELSDTSGVPMGRIYDVLGSIESQHLVRSQAASRPKKYVAVEPETALDRLLEDRKRELREEAEQYESVVDSLVRDLEGPPKPEEGFWTAEVGADGALDLLLERIAAAEESVDVVSGATSSSFDVRTASDDIADAISATLDRGADVRILLSPAAIEAYPSHVDDASMADFGATDGFEVRVGDAVYGDVIVIDGTEVCVGFPNPVEPEEPFALIDLTDPAFAAQIVAEFERGWEAADAVGDARADGGCP from the coding sequence ATGGCTGACCTCACGGACCTCGGCCTCTCAGAGTACGAGTCGCGGGCGTATCGCGGGATCCTCGACGTCGGTCCGGCAACCGCGAACGAGTTGTCAGATACGAGCGGCGTGCCGATGGGCCGCATCTACGACGTGCTGGGCAGCATCGAGTCCCAGCACCTCGTGCGCTCGCAGGCGGCGAGTCGCCCGAAGAAGTACGTCGCGGTCGAACCGGAGACCGCGCTCGACCGCCTGCTCGAGGACCGCAAGCGCGAACTCCGAGAGGAGGCCGAGCAGTACGAGTCGGTCGTCGACTCGCTCGTGCGCGACCTCGAAGGGCCGCCGAAACCCGAGGAGGGCTTTTGGACGGCGGAGGTCGGCGCGGACGGTGCGCTCGACCTCCTCCTCGAACGCATCGCCGCCGCCGAGGAGAGCGTCGACGTCGTCTCCGGCGCCACCTCCTCGAGCTTCGACGTCCGAACCGCCTCCGACGACATCGCGGACGCCATCTCGGCGACGCTGGACCGCGGCGCCGACGTCCGCATCCTCCTCTCGCCGGCGGCCATCGAGGCCTACCCGTCCCACGTCGACGACGCCTCGATGGCCGATTTCGGGGCGACCGACGGCTTCGAGGTCCGCGTCGGCGACGCCGTCTACGGGGACGTCATCGTCATCGACGGCACCGAGGTCTGCGTCGGCTTCCCGAACCCCGTCGAACCCGAGGAGCCATTCGCGCTCATCGACCTCACCGACCCCGCGTTCGCCGCGCAGATCGTCGCCGAGTTCGAGCGCGGCTGGGAGGCGGCGGACGCGGTCGGTGACGCGCGCGCCGACGGCGGCTGTCCGTAG
- a CDS encoding DUF5813 family protein, whose translation MSDVEREFEESETFAAEGDAYVPTTNDWEATVEIADGTLTVTVRVPTLSAAVTEQETVADVVEDGWLETLELRVADAPNVTRAEEASPPTVERAGGDVVVETVIDARAGHAAEDALAVVNYVEGTWFEGIIPGYDYRPDVQDLRDRAAGRGQSGASADRL comes from the coding sequence ATGAGCGATGTCGAGCGCGAGTTCGAGGAGAGCGAGACGTTCGCGGCCGAGGGCGACGCGTACGTCCCGACGACGAACGACTGGGAGGCGACGGTCGAGATCGCGGACGGGACGCTGACCGTGACGGTCCGCGTGCCGACGCTGTCGGCGGCCGTCACGGAGCAGGAGACGGTCGCGGACGTCGTCGAGGACGGGTGGTTGGAGACGCTCGAACTGCGAGTGGCGGACGCGCCGAACGTGACGCGCGCCGAAGAAGCGAGCCCGCCGACGGTCGAACGCGCGGGCGGCGACGTCGTCGTGGAGACGGTCATCGACGCCCGCGCGGGGCACGCCGCCGAGGACGCGCTCGCGGTCGTGAACTACGTCGAGGGGACGTGGTTCGAGGGCATCATCCCGGGCTACGACTATCGGCCGGACGTGCAGGACCTCCGGGACCGGGCGGCGGGCCGGGGGCAGTCGGGCGCGAGCGCCGACCGCCTCTAA
- the tmk gene encoding dTMP kinase, with amino-acid sequence MLVTLEGIDGSGKTTVWEALRETRDDGYAFTREPTDSWYGEAVLRSVRDDDADPLAEAFLYTADHAAHLSRLVRPALERGDIVVSDRYSDSRYAYQGVALSGRVPRPMRFLRDVHEPWTREPDLTLYFDVDPHTAAERAGATNKFEQAEFLADVRENYERLVEADPERFVRIDATRSPDAVAERVEAVFDARVD; translated from the coding sequence ATGCTCGTCACGCTCGAAGGTATCGACGGGAGCGGGAAGACCACCGTCTGGGAGGCGCTCCGCGAGACCCGCGACGACGGCTACGCCTTCACCCGCGAACCCACGGACTCGTGGTACGGCGAGGCCGTCCTTCGCTCCGTCCGGGACGACGACGCCGACCCGCTCGCCGAGGCGTTCCTCTACACGGCCGACCACGCCGCCCACCTCTCCCGGCTCGTCCGTCCCGCCCTCGAGCGCGGCGATATCGTCGTCTCCGACCGCTACTCGGACTCGCGCTACGCCTACCAGGGCGTCGCCCTGTCGGGTCGCGTCCCCCGCCCAATGCGGTTCCTCCGCGACGTCCACGAGCCGTGGACCAGAGAGCCGGACCTCACGCTCTACTTCGACGTCGACCCCCACACCGCCGCCGAGCGCGCCGGCGCGACGAACAAGTTCGAGCAGGCCGAGTTCCTCGCGGACGTCCGCGAGAACTACGAGCGCCTCGTCGAGGCCGACCCCGAGCGGTTCGTCCGCATCGACGCCACGCGGTCGCCCGACGCGGTCGCCGAGCGCGTCGAGGCGGTCTTCGACGCCCGCGTCGACTAG
- a CDS encoding universal stress protein, translating to MYERILVPTDGSLESDRAVEEAIDLAALADATVVALYVVDTNDYRSLPEAKWTALRNELESEGERAVASVAERANEAGVDAETVVADGTPHEVILERARSGDVDAVAMGTHGRSGVERFLLGSVTERVVRESPVPVLVARVDESE from the coding sequence ATGTACGAGCGAATTCTGGTGCCGACGGACGGAAGCCTGGAGAGCGACCGCGCCGTCGAGGAGGCGATCGACCTCGCGGCGCTGGCGGACGCGACGGTGGTGGCGCTCTACGTGGTGGACACGAACGACTACCGGTCGCTTCCGGAGGCGAAGTGGACGGCGTTGCGGAACGAACTCGAGTCGGAGGGCGAACGCGCGGTGGCGTCGGTGGCCGAGCGCGCGAACGAGGCGGGCGTGGACGCTGAGACGGTGGTCGCGGACGGGACGCCCCACGAGGTGATTTTGGAGCGCGCGAGGAGCGGCGACGTGGACGCGGTGGCGATGGGGACGCACGGGCGGAGCGGCGTGGAGCGCTTCCTGCTCGGGAGCGTGACGGAGCGCGTCGTCCGCGAGTCGCCGGTGCCGGTGTTGGTGGCGCGCGTCGACGAGTCGGAGTGA
- a CDS encoding Lrp/AsnC family transcriptional regulator has protein sequence MSALEGDWRDALDDVDARLVDGYQSGFPLVERPFRAVADDFGTTERDAHDRVARLRDVGVFRRFGAVLNPPVIGSSTLAALRVPDARFEEVADVVNSYRQVNHNYRRDNPWNMWFVVTAGSREVRDRILADIEARTGLDVLNLPMRTDYYIDLEFPVVNSDRFARESAMETDVSATRVTEDARRDLTELEGDVLLAVQDGFPLTRTPYRDVADAVGADVDAVLDALRDLLAGNCIKRIGCVVNHLATGFDANCMVVWDVPDDALDERGIAAGELPYVTLCYHRPRRSDQEWPYNLFTMVHGRDPDAVDAKVDELAVETLPYDHERLPSTATLKQTGARYDDLLTR, from the coding sequence ATGTCCGCGCTCGAGGGGGACTGGCGCGACGCGCTCGACGACGTCGACGCGCGGCTCGTCGACGGCTACCAGAGCGGCTTCCCGCTCGTCGAACGCCCGTTCCGCGCCGTCGCCGACGACTTCGGCACGACCGAACGCGACGCCCACGACCGCGTCGCGCGCCTCCGGGACGTCGGCGTCTTCCGGCGCTTCGGCGCCGTCCTCAACCCGCCCGTCATCGGCTCCTCGACGCTCGCCGCCCTCCGCGTGCCCGACGCGCGCTTCGAGGAGGTGGCCGACGTCGTGAACTCCTACCGGCAGGTGAACCACAACTACCGGCGCGACAACCCGTGGAACATGTGGTTCGTCGTCACCGCCGGGAGCCGCGAGGTCCGCGACCGCATCCTCGCCGACATCGAGGCCCGAACCGGCCTCGACGTCCTCAACCTCCCGATGCGCACCGACTACTACATCGACCTCGAGTTCCCCGTCGTCAACTCCGACCGCTTCGCGCGCGAGAGCGCCATGGAGACCGACGTCTCCGCGACGCGCGTCACCGAGGACGCCCGCCGCGACCTCACCGAACTCGAGGGCGACGTCCTCCTCGCCGTCCAGGACGGCTTCCCGCTCACCCGCACGCCCTATCGGGACGTCGCGGACGCCGTCGGCGCCGACGTCGATGCCGTCCTCGACGCGCTTCGGGACCTGCTCGCCGGGAACTGCATCAAACGCATCGGCTGCGTCGTCAACCACCTCGCGACCGGCTTCGACGCGAACTGCATGGTCGTCTGGGACGTCCCCGACGACGCCCTCGACGAGCGGGGAATCGCCGCCGGCGAACTCCCCTACGTCACCCTCTGCTACCACCGCCCGCGCCGGTCCGACCAGGAGTGGCCGTACAACCTCTTCACGATGGTGCACGGGCGCGACCCCGACGCCGTCGACGCGAAGGTCGACGAACTCGCCGTCGAGACGCTCCCCTACGACCACGAGCGCCTCCCCTCGACCGCGACGCTCAAGCAGACCGGCGCGCGCTACGACGACCTCCTCACCCGGTGA
- a CDS encoding fluoride efflux transporter FluC, which translates to MSTRTLTAGPLRARLRVAALVALGGVAGANCRYAAALLAPGLPGTLLANVLGAFALGFLVYGTLYRGALPADVRLLVSTGFLSSFTTYSTFAVQSATARPALLVANVALTYALGFAAVLAGRTLARRITGWSA; encoded by the coding sequence ATGTCCACGCGAACACTCACCGCCGGTCCGCTCCGCGCGCGCCTCCGCGTCGCCGCCCTCGTCGCGCTCGGCGGCGTCGCCGGCGCGAACTGCCGGTACGCCGCCGCCCTCCTCGCACCCGGCCTCCCCGGCACGCTCCTCGCGAACGTCCTCGGCGCATTCGCGCTCGGCTTCCTCGTCTACGGGACCCTCTACCGGGGGGCGCTCCCCGCAGACGTCCGCCTCCTCGTCTCCACCGGCTTCCTCTCCTCGTTCACCACCTACAGCACGTTCGCCGTCCAGAGCGCCACCGCGCGCCCCGCCCTCCTCGTCGCGAACGTCGCCCTCACCTACGCGCTCGGCTTCGCCGCCGTCCTCGCCGGCCGCACGCTCGCCCGCCGGATCACCGGGTGGTCCGCGTGA
- a CDS encoding DUF255 domain-containing protein: MDESAERTKVEWRPWGGAAFEAAAEAGKPVLLSLVASWSARCREMDREAFSEPRNAANVNEEFVAVRADADRHPRVRERYNMGGFPSTVFLTPSGELIAGATYLEAESFRGVLDRVRETWEEKGADAGRVPRALRGQEPPAGAVTDDIEALVAGQLGEQYDERFGGWATNEKFPLPRTVEFALKRERQQALRTLEAVSRNLADDYDGGFYRFAHARDWSDPQREKLLETNAGLLRAFANAYLYTGRETYEGPASNAVDFLTATLWTGEAFGGSQHPGEYFERSPSERDEADEPGIDETAYAEKNARAADALLVHSAYTDDGTARRYAERTLDYLAETLVDEDGAVARYDDADAPTGLLTDHAAVARAFARGAQVADPDYVESAVAVADYAVEHLQEGAFFDGPVEDVGLLDRPLHPIDDNATMAHALVDLAELTEEDAYREAARDAVGAFAGAADRMGVQVADYAAAASRVVERPLTVRVGDEVDSDLHRAALRVADHEKVVVPRAAGVEDDAAFVIVNGDLHGPARDPEVLASLVAEHA, translated from the coding sequence ATGGACGAGTCCGCGGAACGGACGAAGGTCGAGTGGCGACCGTGGGGCGGCGCGGCGTTCGAGGCGGCCGCCGAGGCGGGGAAACCCGTCCTGCTCTCACTGGTCGCGTCGTGGTCGGCGCGCTGTCGCGAGATGGATCGGGAGGCGTTCAGCGAACCGCGCAACGCCGCGAACGTCAACGAGGAGTTCGTGGCGGTGCGCGCGGACGCGGACCGCCACCCGCGCGTGCGCGAGCGCTACAACATGGGCGGCTTCCCGTCGACGGTGTTCCTCACGCCGTCCGGGGAGCTCATCGCGGGCGCGACCTACCTCGAGGCGGAGAGCTTTCGCGGCGTCCTCGACCGGGTGCGCGAGACGTGGGAGGAGAAGGGCGCGGACGCGGGGCGGGTCCCGCGCGCCCTGCGCGGGCAGGAGCCGCCGGCGGGCGCCGTCACCGACGACATCGAGGCGCTCGTCGCCGGCCAGCTCGGCGAGCAGTACGACGAGCGCTTCGGCGGGTGGGCGACGAACGAGAAGTTCCCCCTGCCCCGCACCGTCGAGTTCGCGCTGAAGCGCGAGCGCCAGCAGGCCCTCCGAACTCTGGAGGCCGTGAGTCGGAACCTCGCGGACGACTACGACGGGGGCTTCTACCGCTTCGCGCACGCTCGCGACTGGAGCGACCCCCAGCGCGAGAAGCTCCTCGAGACGAACGCCGGCCTCCTCCGGGCGTTCGCGAACGCCTACCTCTACACGGGCCGCGAGACCTACGAGGGGCCGGCGTCGAACGCCGTCGACTTCCTGACGGCGACGCTCTGGACGGGCGAGGCGTTCGGCGGGAGCCAGCATCCCGGGGAGTACTTCGAGCGCTCGCCCTCCGAGCGCGACGAGGCGGACGAACCCGGGATCGACGAGACGGCGTACGCGGAGAAGAACGCGCGCGCCGCCGACGCCCTCCTCGTCCACTCGGCCTACACGGACGACGGGACGGCGCGCCGGTACGCCGAGCGCACCCTCGACTACCTCGCGGAGACGCTCGTCGACGAGGACGGCGCGGTCGCGCGCTACGACGACGCGGACGCACCGACCGGCCTCCTCACCGACCACGCGGCGGTCGCGCGGGCGTTCGCGCGCGGCGCGCAGGTCGCCGACCCCGACTACGTCGAGTCGGCCGTCGCGGTGGCGGACTACGCCGTCGAGCACCTCCAAGAGGGGGCCTTCTTCGACGGACCCGTCGAGGACGTCGGCCTGCTCGACAGGCCGCTCCACCCCATCGACGACAACGCGACGATGGCGCACGCGCTCGTCGACCTCGCGGAACTCACCGAAGAAGACGCCTATCGGGAGGCGGCGCGGGACGCCGTCGGCGCGTTCGCGGGCGCGGCCGACCGGATGGGTGTGCAAGTCGCGGACTACGCGGCGGCGGCCTCGCGCGTCGTCGAGCGCCCGCTGACGGTCCGCGTCGGCGACGAGGTCGACTCGGACCTGCATCGCGCGGCGCTCCGCGTCGCCGACCACGAGAAGGTCGTCGTCCCGCGCGCGGCCGGCGTCGAGGACGACGCAGCGTTCGTCATCGTGAACGGCGACCTCCACGGGCCGGCGCGCGACCCCGAGGTGCTCGCGTCGCTCGTCGCCGAGCACGCCTGA
- a CDS encoding FxsA family protein has protein sequence MAKRLIAGLLLIPLLDALLLVASSAFLDWRLIVALVVLTGLLGMLAVRAEGRHTLRRIQRSLARGDPPTDELVDGGLLIAAGAFLLTPGFVTDFVGFLLVFPPTRHVIRRVVKKYYVVPRMDEWTGGFATGNVYTFGFPSDDGRDRGMGSMTGDRGPGPSGSGGAGDTVDLGEDAYDVDFDDEDDGPSKA, from the coding sequence ATGGCCAAGCGCCTCATCGCGGGACTGCTGCTCATCCCGCTCCTCGACGCGCTGTTGCTCGTCGCATCCAGCGCGTTCCTCGACTGGCGGCTCATCGTCGCACTCGTCGTGCTCACCGGCCTCCTCGGGATGCTCGCCGTACGCGCCGAGGGCCGACACACCCTACGCCGCATCCAGCGCTCGCTCGCGCGCGGCGACCCACCCACGGACGAACTCGTCGACGGCGGCCTCCTCATCGCCGCCGGCGCGTTCCTCCTCACGCCCGGGTTCGTCACCGACTTCGTGGGGTTCCTGCTCGTCTTCCCGCCGACCAGACACGTGATCCGCCGCGTCGTCAAGAAGTACTACGTCGTCCCGCGGATGGACGAGTGGACGGGCGGCTTCGCCACCGGAAACGTCTACACGTTCGGCTTCCCGAGCGACGACGGGCGCGACCGCGGCATGGGGTCGATGACCGGCGACCGCGGCCCCGGCCCGAGCGGGTCGGGCGGCGCCGGCGACACCGTCGACCTCGGCGAGGACGCCTACGACGTGGACTTCGACGACGAGGACGACGGGCCCTCGAAGGCGTGA
- a CDS encoding ferredoxin: MSDSDDETPVDPSTIGEANAPPVAEAPYKIIFEANKCFGAGKCAAVSDNWEMDITSGMGKPKTYFFGEDALDDNVAAAEACPAKKGPGVIHVVDRRTDEEVAPDPHGDGTLSVDW; encoded by the coding sequence ATGAGCGATTCGGACGACGAGACCCCCGTCGACCCCTCGACCATCGGCGAGGCGAACGCCCCACCGGTCGCGGAGGCGCCCTACAAGATCATCTTCGAGGCGAACAAGTGCTTCGGCGCCGGGAAGTGCGCCGCCGTCTCCGACAACTGGGAGATGGACATCACCTCCGGGATGGGGAAGCCCAAGACCTACTTCTTCGGCGAGGACGCCCTCGACGACAACGTCGCCGCGGCCGAGGCCTGCCCCGCGAAGAAGGGGCCGGGCGTCATCCACGTCGTCGACCGGCGGACGGACGAGGAGGTCGCGCCCGACCCGCACGGCGACGGCACCCTCTCCGTGGACTGGTAG